From the genome of Candidatus Zixiibacteriota bacterium, one region includes:
- a CDS encoding YifB family Mg chelatase-like AAA ATPase, which translates to MLAKVYSSATLGVNAYTVEVEADIQQQLPLFVTVGLPDGAVRESKERVTAAIKNSDFIFPAKKVTINLAPADIRKEGSAFDLPIAIGILAATGQIMRDSFDDFVLLGELSLDGAVRPVPGVLPMAMHIRNNNGVKGILVPPENASEAAMAQGLPVYPVGSLRDAVQFLEDNSTIKQFEIDISSVFSLARKYDVDFCDVKGQESAKRALEVAAAGGHNIIMIGPPGSGKTMLARRLPTIMPDMTIEEALETTKIHSVAGLLPGNMALVATRPFRSPHHTVSDAGLIGGGRIPKPGEVSLAHHGVLFLDEIAEFHKDALEVLRQPMEDGQVTLSRAATSLTYPASFMLAAAMNPCPCGYFGDNNHECNCTTGSIQKYMSRISGPLLDRIDIHITVPSVKFKELSSEACGEKSEVIRARVNRARRSQLERFKGEKIIFCNAHMQSKDIRNYCPIDEKSKSLLNLAITKQGLSARAYDRILKVARTIADLENADHIDPTHIAEAIHYRSLDRNLWL; encoded by the coding sequence ATGCTTGCAAAAGTATATTCTTCGGCCACGTTGGGCGTTAATGCCTACACGGTGGAAGTGGAGGCGGATATCCAGCAACAGCTTCCTTTATTTGTAACGGTCGGTCTTCCCGACGGGGCTGTGCGGGAATCGAAAGAGCGGGTCACCGCCGCCATCAAAAATTCCGATTTCATTTTTCCAGCCAAGAAAGTCACTATCAATCTGGCCCCGGCCGATATTCGCAAAGAGGGTTCTGCTTTTGACCTTCCCATCGCCATCGGCATTCTGGCCGCCACCGGGCAGATTATGCGGGATAGTTTTGATGATTTTGTCCTCCTGGGGGAATTGTCATTGGATGGCGCGGTCCGGCCTGTCCCCGGTGTCCTGCCGATGGCTATGCATATTCGAAACAACAATGGTGTTAAAGGGATTCTGGTCCCCCCGGAGAATGCCTCGGAAGCAGCCATGGCACAGGGACTGCCGGTCTATCCGGTCGGATCGCTCCGCGATGCAGTGCAGTTTCTGGAGGACAACAGTACCATCAAGCAGTTCGAGATAGATATCAGCTCAGTATTCTCCCTGGCGCGGAAATATGATGTCGATTTTTGTGACGTCAAAGGGCAGGAATCGGCCAAGCGGGCGCTCGAGGTGGCCGCGGCCGGCGGGCATAATATCATTATGATCGGCCCGCCCGGTTCCGGAAAAACCATGCTCGCCCGGCGCCTGCCGACTATTATGCCTGATATGACCATAGAGGAAGCGCTGGAGACGACCAAGATTCATTCCGTAGCCGGGCTTCTGCCGGGCAATATGGCTCTTGTCGCCACGCGTCCGTTCCGTTCGCCGCACCATACGGTCTCGGATGCGGGGCTGATCGGCGGCGGCCGAATTCCCAAACCGGGCGAGGTCTCGCTGGCTCATCATGGTGTGCTCTTTCTCGATGAGATTGCCGAGTTTCATAAGGATGCCCTGGAAGTCCTGCGTCAGCCCATGGAGGATGGGCAGGTCACTCTGTCTCGCGCCGCTACTTCACTCACCTATCCGGCCAGTTTCATGCTGGCCGCCGCTATGAATCCGTGTCCCTGCGGCTATTTCGGCGATAATAATCATGAATGTAACTGCACTACCGGCAGTATCCAGAAATATATGTCGCGGATTTCCGGCCCGCTTCTGGACCGCATTGATATTCATATCACCGTCCCATCCGTCAAATTCAAAGAACTCTCTTCAGAGGCTTGCGGCGAAAAATCAGAGGTTATCCGGGCCCGCGTCAATCGCGCCCGCCGGAGCCAATTGGAGCGGTTCAAAGGGGAAAAGATAATTTTCTGCAACGCCCACATGCAGTCGAAAGACATTCGCAACTATTGCCCCATCGATGAAAAATCGAAATCGCTGTTGAATCTGGCTATTACCAAACAGGGGCTATCCGCGCGTGCCTACGATAGAATATTGAAAGTTGCCCGCACCATAGCCGATCTGGAAAATGCCGACCATATCGACCCGACCCACATCGCCGAGGCGATTCATTATCGCTCTCTTGATCGCAATCTCTGGCTGTAG
- a CDS encoding ethylbenzene dehydrogenase-related protein: MRKLLIPIILIMTAYLAGCGGDNGNGPVPPPVKPPRLVADSTVAAPDMNNADDPVWNSVDSVNIEIGGSPTLYGYDAKLGIINVNMKAIRKDGNLFIKARWKDGSPNLWGNHMRKSDTAVVIDWEHNIYEGEDRFFILFDAGNNGTEKADCATMCHTPVMKTTGGGNADAWKWSSTRTFPGKMAEDEWWTFSSSDTDTYLTGTHLYVYNRNWDPNDPLAPLKMHPDTTDFEGPFLFLEDAVPLRRTQPYIPWPTGYKMPGYVIDSTIYKSPDRTDKSWWDVRAIGKHDSTTAPYQWVVVFSRALNTTHNDDVNLAGLDSVQVTIAGANNYTLDYSNQQHSGSKPFYIILKP; the protein is encoded by the coding sequence ATGAGAAAACTTCTAATCCCCATAATTTTGATCATGACAGCTTATCTGGCCGGCTGCGGCGGCGATAACGGTAATGGTCCTGTACCCCCGCCGGTCAAACCGCCCCGGCTGGTGGCAGATTCGACCGTTGCCGCACCGGATATGAACAATGCCGATGATCCCGTCTGGAATTCCGTCGATTCGGTCAACATTGAAATCGGCGGCTCACCGACTCTGTACGGTTATGATGCCAAACTGGGCATAATTAATGTGAATATGAAAGCCATCAGGAAGGATGGTAATCTCTTTATCAAGGCCAGATGGAAAGACGGCAGTCCCAATCTCTGGGGCAACCATATGAGAAAATCAGATACTGCCGTCGTTATAGACTGGGAGCATAACATTTACGAGGGTGAGGATCGGTTCTTTATCCTCTTTGATGCCGGCAATAACGGCACCGAGAAGGCCGATTGTGCCACCATGTGCCATACTCCGGTCATGAAAACTACCGGTGGTGGAAATGCCGATGCCTGGAAATGGAGTTCCACCAGAACGTTCCCCGGCAAAATGGCCGAAGATGAATGGTGGACTTTCTCCTCCAGTGATACCGATACTTATCTTACCGGTACGCATTTGTACGTTTACAATAGGAATTGGGATCCTAACGACCCCCTTGCCCCTTTGAAGATGCACCCTGACACAACTGACTTTGAAGGTCCATTCCTTTTTCTTGAAGATGCTGTTCCTTTGCGCAGAACGCAACCTTATATCCCCTGGCCGACAGGATATAAAATGCCCGGTTATGTGATTGATTCGACCATTTACAAGTCCCCGGATCGTACCGATAAAAGCTGGTGGGATGTCCGGGCGATCGGCAAGCACGATAGTACCACTGCGCCGTATCAATGGGTCGTCGTTTTCTCCCGGGCGCTGAATACTACTCATAATGATGATGTCAATCTGGCGGGTCTGGATTCGGTTCAGGTTACGATTGCGGGGGCCAATAATTATACACTTGATTACTCTAATCAGCAGCATTCAGGTTCAAAGCCGTTTTATATCATTTTGAAACCATAA
- a CDS encoding SpoIIE family protein phosphatase, whose product MPTQTRIEKLFLHAARMLNSTLEYEELMKLVLQLTVEATNAEAALVYRLAQNDELLKARFFDGRDYSVKYLAMPRGQGIIGWVAEHQEPVIANDVVSDSRFYRPAEEIGEIKFRSVLAIPLIGRGQMIGVIEAINKLKGDFDEADLDTLVGLANQIAVAIDNARLYREAKQEATERQLLYEVGKKLSSTLNIDEVLKMILGSLQVVVGFDGGAAFLIEEEKGEVSTVYSEGYEEANQEYIRLKIGQGLVGWVARTGEAVIVPDITKDNRYVKARPQTMSEIVVPIKIDHRVIGVLNLEANTLSAFDRKSLELIRAYASHAAISIERAILHKKMLENKRLEEQLAIAREIQLTFLPKEDPSLPGYDISGVNVPSGEVGGDYFDFIKIIDYQTGISIADVAGKGIPASLIMAAFRASLIAEIRNNYAIRMICKKVNSLIYESVERENYVTAVYGVLDSKNDIFTFANCGHNQPIMLRRDGRIEFLKEGGMALGIVPDTTYEERPIFLQSGDMILFYTDGVTEAYNERGEQFGTERVIGTLKKYRNLSANRILQSIHQEVKDFASGSHIFDDLTMVVLKKL is encoded by the coding sequence ATGCCGACTCAGACCCGAATAGAGAAGCTCTTTTTGCATGCCGCCCGGATGCTCAATTCCACCCTCGAATATGAGGAATTGATGAAACTGGTGTTGCAGCTGACCGTTGAGGCGACCAACGCCGAGGCGGCACTGGTTTATCGGCTGGCTCAGAATGATGAATTGCTTAAGGCCCGCTTTTTTGACGGCCGCGATTATTCGGTGAAATATCTGGCCATGCCGCGGGGACAGGGAATTATCGGCTGGGTGGCCGAGCATCAGGAGCCGGTCATCGCCAATGATGTCGTCTCTGATTCTCGGTTCTATCGCCCCGCCGAAGAAATTGGAGAAATTAAGTTTCGATCGGTTCTGGCCATCCCGTTGATCGGCCGCGGACAGATGATCGGCGTGATCGAAGCCATAAATAAACTGAAAGGGGATTTTGATGAAGCCGATCTTGATACTCTGGTCGGGCTGGCCAATCAGATAGCGGTCGCTATCGACAATGCCCGCCTGTATCGTGAGGCGAAACAGGAGGCTACCGAACGGCAATTGCTCTATGAAGTCGGCAAAAAACTTTCCAGCACCCTGAATATAGATGAAGTCCTCAAGATGATCTTGGGATCCCTGCAAGTTGTGGTCGGATTTGACGGCGGCGCCGCTTTTCTCATAGAAGAAGAGAAAGGTGAGGTAAGTACGGTCTATTCCGAGGGGTATGAGGAGGCCAATCAGGAATATATCCGGCTGAAAATAGGGCAGGGTTTGGTCGGCTGGGTGGCGCGCACAGGCGAGGCGGTGATTGTTCCGGATATCACCAAAGATAATCGCTATGTTAAGGCCCGCCCGCAGACCATGTCCGAGATCGTTGTTCCGATAAAAATCGACCATCGCGTGATCGGCGTGCTGAATCTCGAGGCGAACACTCTTTCCGCCTTTGACCGGAAAAGTCTGGAATTGATTAGGGCTTATGCCAGCCATGCCGCCATCTCCATCGAAAGGGCCATCCTGCACAAAAAAATGCTGGAGAACAAACGCCTTGAAGAGCAGCTGGCTATTGCCCGCGAAATTCAGTTGACTTTCCTGCCCAAAGAGGACCCCTCGCTTCCGGGTTATGATATTTCGGGAGTCAATGTCCCATCCGGTGAGGTGGGCGGCGATTATTTCGATTTCATTAAGATCATCGATTATCAGACCGGCATCTCCATTGCCGATGTGGCCGGCAAAGGAATTCCGGCCTCCCTTATAATGGCCGCTTTCCGCGCCTCGCTGATTGCGGAAATAAGAAACAACTATGCTATCCGAATGATCTGCAAGAAAGTCAATTCGCTTATTTATGAATCGGTGGAACGCGAGAATTATGTCACCGCCGTTTATGGTGTCCTTGATTCCAAAAATGACATCTTCACTTTTGCCAATTGTGGACACAACCAACCGATTATGCTGCGTCGTGACGGTCGGATTGAATTCCTCAAAGAGGGGGGGATGGCTCTCGGGATAGTTCCCGATACGACTTATGAAGAACGCCCGATTTTCCTCCAATCCGGCGATATGATACTATTTTATACCGATGGTGTCACCGAAGCTTACAATGAAAGGGGAGAGCAGTTCGGAACGGAAAGGGTTATCGGGACTTTAAAGAAGTATCGCAACCTATCTGCCAATCGAATCCTGCAGAGTATTCATCAGGAAGTGAAGGACTTTGCCTCCGGATCGCATATTTTTGATGACCTGACGATGGTGGTTCTTAAGAAACTCTGA